The genomic stretch TGGCTCTGCGCGTTCTGCGCGTCGCGGGCGGCCTCGGCTTTCGCCTCGATCTTCGCCTTGATCTTCTTCTGGGTGAATCCAGCCTCGCGTTCGCGCTGGTCGAGCACGCTGCGGATGAAGCGGATGTCGTCCTGAATGCCGGGAATCACGACCTGCTCGAGCGCGTTCACGCGGCGGCTGGTCTTCTTGATTTCCTCGCCGATGCGGCGCAGTTTCGTCTCGGTCGCGGCGACCTTGACGATCGCCTCGAGGACACCGCCGAAGTCGGTGGCGGCCTGGATGGTGCGGGCGCCGACGTTGATCGGGCTGAAGTTCGCCTGCGCGGCGCGTTCGGGCACGCTGATGCGCGGCACCTTCACGCCGTACAGGTTGTCGATCTGCATGTCGATCTGGTAGTCGCCGCTGCCGGCCAGCGAGAGGCTCTCGACGGCTTCGGGGCTGTCCCAGGCTTTCGCGCTGAAGAGGCTGGTGTACGCGCCCTTGCTGACGCCGCTGAGCTGCTCGCGGGCGGCCAGCGCGTCCTTGACGAGCGCGAAGAATTCGCCGATGAGGGCGTCACGCTTGCGCTTGAGGAGGTCCGCGCCGCCGGAGGCGGTCTTCAGGCTGGCCTTGCTGGCCAGCAGGGCGCTGCGGGTGGGGCTGATCTGTTCTGCCATGTGTGTTCACCTCCTGACGTTCTGGCGGTCATGGTCGGGGGTTGAAGGGCGAGTCCGCAAGCGGCGGGGTCACCCTTCAGCCCCTCAGGGGGGTTACTTCGTGGAGCGGCTGCCCTTCCACATCTCGTCCATCTTCGTCCCGT from Deinococcus soli (ex Cha et al. 2016) encodes the following:
- a CDS encoding V-type ATP synthase subunit D — encoded protein: MAEQISPTRSALLASKASLKTASGGADLLKRKRDALIGEFFALVKDALAAREQLSGVSKGAYTSLFSAKAWDSPEAVESLSLAGSGDYQIDMQIDNLYGVKVPRISVPERAAQANFSPINVGARTIQAATDFGGVLEAIVKVAATETKLRRIGEEIKKTSRRVNALEQVVIPGIQDDIRFIRSVLDQREREAGFTQKKIKAKIEAKAEAARDAQNAQSHGSAAD